A region from the Nocardioides coralli genome encodes:
- a CDS encoding DUF2142 domain-containing protein: MTPPPPTGRLTPRLPVRRVLVFVAGLLCVQAAWVLVVPPFRGLDEHDHAYKAAAVAGGDWGWDHERAPGGWGAFMDVPEDMVEAARPICEKLPYTDSDNCVGRPSDRSGFVSVATSASHYNPAYYAVVGTAAAPFEGVAALYAMRAAASIICAILLGLATLALRRWARSSWVMAGWLLVLIPMATYTCSVAAPNGLELAAALLVWTSLLGIAARGPEPGLVMLAVTGAVPLVLVRGMGPVWLVLIVSTVAILLRGEVWSRVLRSRSVWAGALVVAAATVAAAWWTSSAGATEIDSEIVFEDSPWPRVPRQWMLWFFQALAAFPARNEPAHPAVYTIGFLTWLCFVVLAVALARWRERIALGFVLAAGSAVPIAMTVAVYAQLGLVWQGRYAYPFVAGFFLICGFAIQRAGWPHARQARWPVWSATGVVIATSLIGQIGVLTAELRDSPLAGTGAWVEPGIPHVVALHVVAGVLLASGLIPRGRDLGDAEYPSGRGMAGRQLARPLRVGR, translated from the coding sequence GTGACACCTCCTCCGCCGACGGGTCGCCTGACCCCACGCCTACCGGTACGGCGAGTACTGGTCTTCGTCGCCGGGCTGCTGTGCGTCCAGGCCGCCTGGGTGCTGGTGGTGCCCCCCTTCCGAGGCCTCGACGAGCACGACCACGCCTACAAGGCCGCCGCGGTCGCCGGTGGCGACTGGGGGTGGGACCACGAGCGTGCCCCGGGCGGGTGGGGTGCCTTCATGGACGTGCCCGAAGACATGGTGGAGGCCGCCCGACCCATCTGCGAGAAGCTGCCCTACACGGACTCCGACAACTGTGTGGGCCGCCCGTCTGATCGATCGGGATTCGTCAGCGTTGCCACCTCCGCCTCTCACTACAACCCCGCCTACTACGCCGTGGTGGGCACCGCAGCGGCGCCCTTCGAGGGCGTTGCCGCTCTCTATGCGATGCGTGCCGCCGCGAGCATCATCTGCGCGATCCTCCTCGGGCTTGCCACGCTCGCCCTGCGGCGCTGGGCGCGCTCGAGCTGGGTGATGGCGGGATGGCTGCTGGTGCTCATCCCCATGGCCACCTACACCTGCTCAGTCGCAGCCCCCAACGGGCTGGAGCTCGCAGCCGCCCTACTCGTGTGGACCTCATTGCTCGGCATCGCTGCCCGAGGGCCCGAACCGGGCCTGGTGATGCTCGCGGTCACCGGCGCCGTGCCCCTGGTCCTCGTCCGCGGCATGGGTCCGGTCTGGCTCGTGCTCATCGTGTCGACCGTCGCGATCCTCCTCCGAGGAGAGGTGTGGTCCCGTGTGTTGCGGAGTCGCAGTGTGTGGGCCGGGGCGCTGGTGGTGGCGGCTGCGACCGTCGCTGCCGCGTGGTGGACCAGCTCTGCGGGGGCGACCGAGATCGATTCCGAGATCGTGTTCGAGGACTCGCCGTGGCCCCGGGTCCCGCGCCAGTGGATGCTCTGGTTCTTCCAGGCCCTGGCAGCCTTCCCTGCCCGCAACGAACCCGCCCACCCCGCCGTCTACACCATCGGCTTCCTCACCTGGTTGTGCTTTGTCGTCCTCGCCGTCGCGTTGGCCAGGTGGCGGGAACGGATCGCACTCGGCTTCGTGCTCGCCGCGGGGTCGGCCGTACCCATCGCCATGACGGTGGCGGTGTACGCGCAGCTCGGCCTGGTGTGGCAGGGACGGTATGCCTACCCCTTCGTCGCGGGCTTCTTCCTGATCTGCGGGTTTGCGATCCAACGAGCGGGCTGGCCCCACGCTCGGCAGGCGAGGTGGCCTGTCTGGTCGGCCACGGGTGTCGTCATCGCGACGTCCCTCATCGGCCAGATCGGTGTCCTGACCGCCGAGCTCCGCGACAGCCCACTCGCCGGGACGGGCGCGTGGGTGGAGCCCGGGATCCCTCACGTCGTGGCGCTCCATGTGGTCGCCGGCGTGCTGCTGGCCTCGGGGCTCATCCCACGCGGCCGCGACCTCGGGGACGCCGAGTACCCTTCCGGCCGTGGCATGGCTGGCAGACAACTGGCTCGACCTCTTCGGGTGGGCCGGTAG
- a CDS encoding YgjV family protein yields the protein MAWLADNWLDLFGWAGSALLIVSLLQTRILRFRLLNLAASISLVIFNALVEVWPMVGMNLATTTINLFMIRKLLSDRHDDTAFTVLQVGPQEAYFQHFLSVHADDIRTFHPAYDGTQPDDLAFQVERGDETVGVVLIRREGDVARVQLDYVTPRFRDFSPGEFVWRRAPRLRERGFRRVVTPPRMVSPYYDRLDTGFRREGESYVLEL from the coding sequence GTGGCATGGCTGGCAGACAACTGGCTCGACCTCTTCGGGTGGGCCGGTAGCGCGCTCCTGATCGTCTCGCTGCTCCAGACGAGGATCCTGCGTTTCCGACTTCTCAACCTCGCGGCCTCGATCAGCCTGGTGATCTTCAACGCCCTGGTCGAGGTGTGGCCCATGGTGGGGATGAACCTCGCGACGACGACGATCAACCTGTTCATGATCCGGAAGCTGCTCAGCGACCGGCACGACGACACCGCCTTCACGGTGCTGCAGGTCGGGCCCCAGGAGGCCTACTTCCAGCACTTCCTGTCGGTGCACGCCGACGACATCCGGACCTTCCACCCCGCGTACGACGGGACGCAGCCCGACGACCTGGCCTTCCAGGTCGAGCGCGGCGACGAGACGGTGGGCGTCGTCCTGATCCGGCGTGAGGGCGACGTCGCACGGGTCCAGCTCGACTACGTCACGCCGCGGTTCCGCGACTTCTCCCCCGGTGAGTTCGTGTGGCGCCGGGCGCCCCGACTGCGCGAACGGGGCTTCCGCAGGGTGGTGACGCCGCCCCGGATGGTCTCGCCCTACTACGACCGGCTCGACACCGGTTTCCGCCGCGAGGGCGAGTCCTACGTGCTCGAGCTGTGA
- a CDS encoding DUF2304 domain-containing protein, protein MIVKVLLIASILAALAWMLRARPTGRRLAVTRLAGLAAAVCWIVAVLDPGLVSWVANLVGVGRGTDLVLYALVVVFLFTTVGLYQRLKHLEAEIAELARDGALLRYEVEHRPSGNERR, encoded by the coding sequence ATGATCGTCAAGGTCCTGCTCATCGCGAGCATCCTGGCCGCGCTCGCCTGGATGTTGCGCGCACGGCCCACCGGCCGTCGTCTCGCTGTCACCCGGCTGGCCGGGCTGGCCGCCGCGGTTTGCTGGATCGTGGCTGTCCTCGACCCGGGCCTCGTGTCCTGGGTCGCGAACCTGGTGGGGGTGGGGCGCGGTACGGACCTGGTCCTCTATGCGCTGGTCGTGGTCTTCCTCTTCACCACCGTCGGCCTGTACCAGCGGCTCAAGCACCTCGAGGCGGAGATCGCCGAGCTTGCGCGTGACGGTGCGTTGCTGCGGTACGAGGTCGAGCACCGCCCCTCCGGGAACGAGCGGAGATGA
- a CDS encoding glycosyltransferase family 2 protein: protein MVRAAVVVPTYNEAGVVGEVVSGLRQLFDLVICVDDGSSDESAHMAKAEGAIVLRHPVNLGQGAALRTGFEFALGLPDVTHVVTFDADGQHDPRDAAAMLSTARTTGVDVVLGTRGAERVPGQSFLRWLVLKAALRMSQVTSGLLLTDTHNGLRVLNRRALKSMVLTQRGMAHASEIEHIIGRNRLSWAEHSVTIAYTAYSQRKGQSSLNAFNIVYDLVTARLQRS from the coding sequence ATGGTTCGTGCCGCGGTCGTCGTGCCCACCTACAACGAGGCAGGCGTGGTGGGTGAGGTCGTCTCTGGCCTGCGTCAGCTCTTCGACCTCGTCATCTGCGTGGATGACGGCAGCTCGGACGAGTCCGCGCACATGGCCAAGGCTGAAGGCGCCATCGTGCTGCGACACCCGGTCAACCTCGGCCAGGGAGCGGCACTGCGAACAGGTTTCGAGTTCGCCCTCGGACTGCCCGACGTCACCCACGTCGTCACGTTCGATGCCGACGGCCAACACGATCCACGTGATGCAGCCGCCATGCTCTCCACTGCCCGCACCACCGGCGTGGACGTCGTGCTCGGCACCCGCGGGGCGGAGCGAGTGCCCGGACAGTCATTCCTCCGATGGTTGGTTCTCAAGGCCGCTCTCAGGATGAGCCAGGTGACGAGCGGGCTGTTGCTCACCGACACCCACAACGGTCTGCGGGTGCTCAACCGCCGAGCGCTCAAGAGCATGGTCCTCACGCAGCGGGGGATGGCACACGCCTCCGAGATCGAGCACATCATCGGGCGCAACCGATTGTCGTGGGCGGAGCACTCCGTCACCATCGCCTACACCGCCTACTCACAGCGGAAGGGGCAGAGCAGTCTCAACGCCTTCAACATCGTCTATGACCTCGTCACCGCCCGCTTGCAGCGATCATGA
- the ctaE gene encoding aa3-type cytochrome oxidase subunit III: MATATAIPASRLHGHHDRPSMVSVGTIVWLSSELMFFAALFAAYFTIRSVSPELWAQNTEFLDVPFASVNTTILVLSSLTCQLGVFAAERGQVGRTGSILKVGGWGLREWFILTYVMGAVFIAGQVIEYATLIQEGITIQDSAYGTMFYLTTGFHGLHVTGGLIAFLFVLGRTYIARKFTHEQAVSAIVVSYYWHFVDVVWIGLFATIYLIK, translated from the coding sequence GTGGCGACAGCAACTGCGATTCCGGCCTCCCGCCTGCACGGGCACCACGACCGGCCGAGCATGGTCAGCGTGGGCACGATCGTGTGGCTCTCCAGCGAGTTGATGTTCTTCGCGGCGCTGTTCGCGGCGTACTTCACGATCCGTTCGGTGTCCCCCGAGCTCTGGGCCCAGAACACCGAGTTCCTCGACGTCCCATTCGCGTCGGTCAACACCACGATCCTGGTGCTGTCGTCGCTCACCTGCCAGCTCGGCGTCTTCGCCGCCGAGCGTGGCCAGGTCGGACGCACCGGCTCGATCCTCAAGGTCGGCGGCTGGGGCCTGCGGGAGTGGTTCATCCTCACCTACGTGATGGGCGCGGTCTTCATCGCCGGCCAGGTGATCGAGTACGCCACCCTCATCCAGGAGGGCATCACGATCCAGGACAGCGCCTACGGCACGATGTTCTACCTGACGACCGGTTTCCACGGGCTCCACGTCACCGGCGGTCTGATCGCCTTCCTCTTCGTCCTCGGTCGTACCTACATCGCCCGCAAGTTCACCCACGAGCAGGCCGTCAGTGCCATCGTCGTGTCCTACTACTGGCACTTCGTGGACGTCGTGTGGATCGGCCTCTTCGCGACCATCTACCTGATCAAGTGA
- a CDS encoding cytochrome c oxidase assembly protein, giving the protein MAASEVLSGVILPEFTLERALTDWSLAPLPFILVVWVSGLYLLGVLTLRRRGDRWPWGRTLALAVGMGIFALATLSGLAAYDTTLLSVHMVQHMLLSMLVPLALALAAPVTLALRTLPRRPRAWLLAVLHSRVARVLSFPPLTFALYVVSPWALYFTGWYRASLESVYIHEMMHVHLVLVGALFFWPLMGVDPVPGRVSHPFRVLLVVMTLPFHAFLGVTIMGQTTLLGGDWYPSLSEGPMGAWLPDPFADQNLAGGILWGTGDLIGLMFFGVLFVQWVRSSMREAEREDRRLDLLEARSARSGPGR; this is encoded by the coding sequence ATGGCGGCGTCCGAGGTACTGAGCGGGGTGATCCTTCCCGAGTTCACGCTCGAGAGGGCCCTCACGGACTGGTCGCTCGCCCCGCTGCCGTTCATCCTCGTGGTGTGGGTCTCGGGGCTGTACCTGCTCGGTGTCCTCACCCTGCGCCGGCGTGGCGACCGCTGGCCCTGGGGGCGGACCCTCGCCCTCGCGGTCGGCATGGGGATCTTCGCCCTCGCGACCCTGTCCGGGCTGGCGGCGTACGACACGACGCTGCTGAGCGTCCACATGGTCCAGCACATGCTGCTCTCGATGCTGGTGCCGCTGGCGCTCGCGCTGGCCGCCCCGGTCACCCTGGCTCTGCGGACGTTGCCGCGACGACCACGGGCATGGCTGCTCGCCGTCCTGCACTCGCGGGTCGCCCGGGTGCTGTCCTTCCCGCCGCTGACCTTCGCCCTCTACGTCGTCTCGCCGTGGGCGCTCTACTTCACCGGGTGGTACCGCGCGTCGTTGGAGTCGGTCTACATCCACGAGATGATGCACGTCCACCTGGTGCTCGTCGGTGCGCTCTTCTTCTGGCCGCTGATGGGAGTCGACCCGGTCCCCGGGCGGGTGAGCCACCCGTTCCGCGTGCTGCTCGTGGTCATGACGCTGCCCTTCCACGCCTTCCTGGGCGTGACGATCATGGGGCAGACGACGCTGCTGGGGGGCGACTGGTACCCGTCGTTGAGCGAGGGGCCGATGGGCGCCTGGCTGCCCGACCCGTTCGCGGACCAGAACCTCGCCGGCGGCATCCTCTGGGGCACCGGCGACCTGATCGGCCTGATGTTCTTCGGCGTCCTGTTCGTGCAGTGGGTGCGTTCGTCGATGCGCGAGGCGGAGCGCGAGGACCGTCGGCTCGACCTGCTCGAGGCACGCTCCGCGAGGTCCGGACCCGGCCGGTAG
- the qcrA gene encoding cytochrome bc1 complex Rieske iron-sulfur subunit yields the protein MTPDDGTNLPTRTRSADPVPDPGLPAHQWRPTDVDPRAERRAELQVATLFGLSAVCAVLFVVSYVTLEWGENPTTFLGFGASNLFLGLSLAGALLFIGIGIIQWARKLMSDHEIVEMRHPAASSEEDRQATLDVLNQGLEDSGIGRRPLVRNSLLGALGLLALPVPVVLLRDLGPLPGDSLYSTIWEPGMRVVRDVTGTPIRPGDLEIGDLINAEPAAIFETDEEGEPLVEGVELHVAKSKGAVILVRIEPDELIAGEGREDWDVDGIVCYSKICTHVGCPISLYERTTHHVLCPCHQSTFDLADSARVVFGPAARALPQLPLAVDSEGYLVAQSDFDEPVGPSFWERDSR from the coding sequence ATGACCCCCGACGACGGCACCAACCTGCCAACCCGGACCCGGAGCGCCGACCCGGTCCCGGACCCGGGGCTCCCGGCCCACCAGTGGCGCCCGACCGACGTCGACCCCCGCGCGGAGCGGCGCGCCGAGCTGCAGGTGGCGACCCTCTTCGGGCTCTCCGCCGTCTGCGCGGTCCTCTTCGTGGTCTCCTACGTCACGCTGGAGTGGGGCGAGAACCCCACCACCTTCCTCGGGTTCGGTGCCTCCAACCTCTTCCTGGGCCTCTCGCTCGCCGGCGCTCTGCTGTTCATCGGCATCGGCATCATCCAGTGGGCCCGCAAGCTGATGTCCGACCACGAGATCGTCGAGATGCGCCACCCGGCCGCCTCCAGCGAGGAGGACCGGCAGGCGACCCTCGACGTCCTCAACCAGGGGCTCGAGGACTCCGGTATCGGCCGTCGGCCGCTGGTGCGCAACTCGTTGCTCGGCGCACTCGGCCTGCTGGCCCTGCCCGTCCCCGTCGTGCTGCTGCGCGACCTTGGTCCCCTGCCCGGTGACTCCCTCTACAGCACGATCTGGGAGCCGGGCATGCGCGTCGTCCGCGACGTGACCGGTACGCCGATCCGTCCGGGCGACCTCGAGATCGGCGACCTCATCAACGCCGAGCCGGCCGCGATCTTCGAGACCGACGAGGAGGGCGAGCCGCTCGTCGAGGGCGTGGAGCTCCACGTCGCCAAGTCCAAGGGTGCGGTGATCCTGGTCCGGATCGAGCCCGACGAGCTCATCGCCGGCGAGGGCCGCGAGGACTGGGACGTCGACGGCATCGTCTGCTACTCCAAGATCTGCACGCACGTCGGCTGCCCGATCTCGCTCTACGAGCGGACCACCCACCACGTGCTGTGTCCCTGCCACCAGTCGACCTTCGACCTCGCCGACTCTGCTCGCGTGGTCTTCGGCCCGGCTGCTCGGGCGCTGCCGCAGTTGCCCCTGGCCGTAGACTCAGAGGGCTACCTCGTGGCACAGAGTGATTTCGACGAGCCGGTTGGCCCGAGCTTCTGGGAGCGTGACTCGCGATGA
- the qcrC gene encoding cytochrome bc1 complex diheme cytochrome c subunit: MRLLNRSAGRLSRHRRGPLAGLFVLLLGLLMTGGLYTAFAPAQAQQQPSDEELVAEGRELFLVNCSSCHGLNGEGVRTADGDTQLGPSLVGVGAAAVDFQVGTGRMPMAQPGQQAPRKKVVFDQDEIEAMAAYVASLGPGPAIPDESDYSTEGLSEEERAAAVVRGGQIFLTNCTACHNFTGSGGAMPRGGYAPKILGVDAKYVYEAMLTGPQSMPNFTNGNLTPEAKRDVIAYLQSLDENPDYGGFGMGGLGPVAEGMYAWIVGIGVLVGFAVWIAAHSTRSSKNKTTDGTEKVEA; encoded by the coding sequence GTGCGCCTCCTGAACCGATCCGCCGGCCGGCTCTCCCGTCACCGGCGCGGCCCGCTGGCCGGCCTGTTCGTGCTGCTGCTCGGGCTGCTGATGACCGGCGGGCTCTACACCGCCTTCGCTCCCGCCCAGGCGCAGCAGCAGCCCTCCGACGAGGAGCTCGTCGCCGAGGGGCGCGAGCTGTTCCTCGTCAACTGCTCCTCCTGCCACGGGCTCAACGGCGAGGGCGTCCGCACCGCTGACGGCGACACCCAGCTCGGCCCCTCCCTGGTCGGCGTCGGTGCCGCCGCGGTCGACTTCCAGGTCGGCACGGGGCGGATGCCGATGGCCCAGCCGGGTCAGCAGGCACCGCGCAAGAAGGTCGTGTTCGACCAGGACGAGATCGAGGCGATGGCGGCGTACGTCGCCTCACTCGGCCCGGGTCCCGCCATCCCCGACGAGTCCGACTACAGCACCGAGGGCCTCTCCGAGGAGGAGCGCGCCGCCGCCGTGGTCCGCGGCGGTCAGATCTTTCTCACCAACTGCACGGCGTGCCACAACTTCACCGGGTCGGGCGGCGCCATGCCGCGCGGCGGCTACGCCCCCAAGATCCTCGGCGTGGACGCCAAGTACGTCTACGAGGCGATGCTGACCGGTCCGCAGTCGATGCCGAACTTCACCAACGGCAACCTGACGCCCGAGGCGAAGCGGGACGTCATCGCCTACCTGCAGTCCCTGGACGAGAACCCCGACTACGGCGGCTTCGGCATGGGCGGTCTCGGACCCGTCGCCGAGGGCATGTACGCCTGGATCGTCGGCATCGGCGTCCTGGTCGGGTTCGCGGTGTGGATCGCCGCCCACTCGACCCGGTCCAGCAAGAACAAGACCACCGACGGCACCGAGAAGGTGGAGGCATGA
- the trpD gene encoding anthranilate phosphoribosyltransferase, with product MTHSWPEVLSALVAGTDLDAGQTAWAMGEIVTGEATPAQVAGFAVALRAKGETAQEVSGLIEAMYAAATPIEVAGRCLDVVGTGGDRSMSVNISTMAAIVAAGAGARVVKHGNRSASSKSGSADVLEALGIRLDLPPDRVAALASEVGITFCFAAAFHPGMRHTAVPRRELGIGTTFNFLGPLANPAKPAAQAIGSADPRMLPVMAGVLAARGVDALVFRGDDGLDELTTTTTSTVWHVHGGEVSTTTIDPRDLGLPLSTAEALRGGDVTHNADVVRRVLEGQPGPVRDAVLLNAGAALAVHDDPAVDLVDSLPAGLAKATEAVDSGAARDTLDRWVSASAD from the coding sequence ATGACGCACAGCTGGCCGGAGGTGCTCTCCGCGCTGGTGGCAGGCACCGACCTCGACGCTGGTCAGACCGCGTGGGCCATGGGGGAGATCGTCACCGGCGAGGCGACGCCTGCCCAGGTGGCCGGTTTCGCGGTCGCGCTACGCGCGAAGGGCGAGACCGCGCAGGAGGTCTCCGGGCTGATCGAGGCGATGTACGCCGCCGCGACGCCGATCGAAGTGGCGGGCCGCTGCCTGGACGTGGTCGGCACGGGGGGAGACCGGTCGATGTCGGTCAACATCTCCACGATGGCCGCCATCGTGGCCGCCGGCGCCGGCGCGCGGGTGGTCAAGCACGGCAACCGCTCGGCCTCGTCGAAGTCCGGGTCGGCCGACGTGCTCGAGGCCCTCGGAATCCGGCTCGACCTGCCGCCGGACCGGGTGGCGGCGCTGGCCTCCGAGGTGGGCATCACCTTCTGCTTCGCCGCCGCGTTCCACCCGGGCATGCGCCACACGGCCGTCCCGCGCCGCGAGCTGGGGATCGGGACCACGTTCAACTTCCTGGGCCCGCTGGCCAACCCGGCGAAGCCGGCCGCGCAGGCGATCGGGAGCGCCGACCCGCGGATGCTCCCCGTGATGGCCGGGGTGCTGGCGGCGCGCGGGGTCGACGCGCTGGTGTTCCGTGGTGACGACGGCCTCGACGAGCTGACGACCACCACGACGTCGACGGTGTGGCACGTCCACGGTGGTGAGGTCTCCACGACGACGATCGACCCCCGCGACCTGGGGCTGCCGCTCTCGACCGCCGAGGCGCTGCGGGGTGGCGACGTCACCCACAACGCCGACGTCGTACGCCGGGTGCTCGAGGGTCAGCCCGGGCCGGTGCGTGACGCGGTGCTGCTCAACGCCGGCGCCGCGCTCGCGGTCCACGACGACCCGGCCGTGGACCTGGTCGACTCCCTGCCCGCGGGGCTCGCGAAGGCGACCGAGGCCGTCGACTCCGGCGCCGCACGCGACACGCTCGACCGCTGGGTCAGCGCGTCCGCGGACTGA
- a CDS encoding FkbM family methyltransferase — MTREERLIVDVGMHDGTDTAFYLAKGFNVVAIEANPSLVRAAQVRFRPWIEAGRLTVVGKAVADRSGTIDLYVSDEDLWGSTTPDMARRGIATEASRTTVPCDTLDSILADHSPVHYLKVDVEGEDPACIAAIARLESPPKFVSFEADLTDSIEVAHLLDLLEGYGYRRFQLVNQATHDLVRMPDPPLEGEFVDVSFDKHSSGPFGEELPGRWESREAVEQRYREVVRRQSARIAYSASGKVGGVPLAWAHRPLMWTYNRRSVRRLRHTWATMRGVEVGGWFDIHAGR; from the coding sequence ATGACACGTGAGGAGCGCCTGATCGTCGACGTGGGGATGCATGACGGGACTGACACTGCGTTCTATCTGGCCAAGGGTTTCAACGTCGTCGCGATCGAGGCCAATCCTTCGTTGGTTCGCGCCGCTCAAGTCCGATTCCGTCCCTGGATCGAAGCCGGACGACTGACCGTGGTCGGCAAGGCGGTCGCGGATCGGTCGGGCACCATCGACCTCTATGTGAGCGACGAGGATCTGTGGGGGAGCACCACCCCAGACATGGCGCGTAGAGGCATAGCGACCGAGGCCTCGAGAACAACAGTGCCGTGCGACACACTCGACTCGATACTGGCGGACCATAGCCCGGTTCACTACCTCAAGGTGGACGTGGAGGGTGAGGACCCAGCCTGCATAGCGGCGATCGCGCGACTGGAATCGCCGCCGAAGTTCGTGTCATTCGAAGCGGATCTGACGGACTCGATCGAGGTGGCGCACCTGCTCGACCTGTTGGAGGGCTACGGGTACCGGCGATTCCAGCTCGTCAACCAAGCCACCCATGACCTGGTCCGGATGCCCGATCCGCCACTCGAAGGGGAGTTCGTCGATGTCAGCTTCGACAAGCACTCGTCCGGGCCATTCGGAGAGGAGCTACCCGGGAGGTGGGAGTCCCGAGAGGCGGTGGAGCAGCGATATCGAGAAGTCGTTCGCCGCCAGTCGGCGCGGATCGCCTACAGCGCGTCCGGGAAGGTGGGCGGCGTTCCCCTCGCTTGGGCGCACCGACCTCTCATGTGGACCTACAACCGACGCTCCGTCAGGCGACTGCGACACACCTGGGCGACGATGAGGGGCGTGGAGGTCGGTGGCTGGTTCGACATCCATGCGGGGCGTTGA
- a CDS encoding Lrp/AsnC family transcriptional regulator, protein MITAIVFVKADVAQIPEVAEQIAALDGVSEVYSVTGQIDLIALVRVRDHDDVAAVVADRLNKVPGVTSTETHIAFRTYSRHDLESAFSLGLD, encoded by the coding sequence ATGATCACCGCCATCGTGTTCGTGAAGGCCGACGTGGCCCAGATCCCGGAGGTCGCCGAGCAGATCGCCGCTCTCGATGGCGTCAGCGAGGTCTACAGCGTCACCGGCCAGATCGACCTGATCGCCCTCGTCCGGGTCCGCGACCACGACGACGTGGCAGCGGTCGTCGCCGACCGACTGAACAAGGTGCCCGGCGTGACGTCGACGGAGACTCACATCGCCTTCCGTACCTACTCGCGGCACGACCTCGAGTCGGCGTTCTCCTTGGGACTGGACTAG
- a CDS encoding glycosyltransferase family 2 protein, producing the protein MGASPRVLDIVLPFYGDPALLFETIASVRRQSDPRWTLRVVDDNYPDPSIGARVRGLGDERIHYVKNAINLGANANYTRALSLAVGEYVVIMGADDRLLPHYVSRVHELIEADGPDIIQPGVAVIDGSGRRVRPMGDRVKALLRPPTTRHLLSGEPAVTSLMWGNWTYFPSLVWRRELVAAQGFKRFHVVQDLALLTDLLMAGATLALDDVVVFEYRRHDASDSAVKSISGERFDEERDFYEGVRSELERRGWKRASRAARLRVTSRSHALTQVPRALRGGQSPLPLVRHAFTGLLRAP; encoded by the coding sequence TTGGGCGCGTCGCCGCGGGTCCTGGACATCGTCCTGCCGTTCTACGGAGACCCTGCACTCCTGTTCGAGACCATCGCATCGGTGCGTCGTCAGTCCGATCCCAGATGGACGCTCCGGGTGGTGGACGACAACTACCCGGACCCTTCCATAGGCGCCAGAGTGCGTGGACTCGGGGATGAGCGGATTCACTACGTCAAGAACGCCATCAACCTGGGCGCCAACGCGAACTACACCCGCGCATTGTCACTGGCGGTCGGTGAGTACGTGGTGATCATGGGCGCGGACGATCGGCTGCTGCCCCACTACGTCTCGCGGGTGCACGAGCTGATCGAGGCTGACGGCCCCGACATTATCCAGCCAGGCGTCGCCGTGATCGACGGCTCCGGACGGCGGGTCAGACCCATGGGCGATCGAGTGAAGGCGCTTCTGCGACCACCGACCACCCGACATCTCCTCAGCGGAGAGCCCGCTGTGACGAGCCTCATGTGGGGGAACTGGACGTACTTCCCCAGCCTGGTCTGGCGGCGCGAGCTGGTCGCCGCACAGGGCTTCAAGCGGTTCCACGTGGTCCAGGACCTGGCTCTGCTCACCGACCTCCTCATGGCAGGAGCAACTCTGGCGCTCGACGACGTGGTCGTCTTCGAGTACCGACGCCACGACGCTTCTGACTCGGCGGTCAAGTCGATCTCGGGTGAGCGCTTCGACGAGGAACGGGACTTCTACGAAGGCGTGCGGTCCGAGCTGGAGCGCCGCGGTTGGAAACGAGCGTCACGGGCCGCCAGGTTGCGGGTGACGTCCCGTTCCCACGCCCTGACCCAGGTCCCGCGGGCTCTCAGGGGTGGGCAGTCGCCACTACCCCTCGTGCGACACGCATTCACCGGGTTGCTTCGCGCGCCGTGA